CTTGTTACCGACTGGAAAGATTATTCTTTTTCTGGTTCGCTTGATTTTAATTTGAATAAAATTATCAGTTAATGTTTACGCAGGCTAAAGCCTGCGGCTACAAAACCACCGGTAACTGACCGGTTACCGTTTTACGTATTTAGCGCTTGACAATTCCTGAAAAATAGTTATAATACATCATTATTAAAGCAGAGGCAGATCCGCTTCTCACCTTACAGCTCAGGCTTGTTAAAGGTTAAAAAATAAAATATTAATTAAAAATTAAATTTATTTTTCATATTAAAGCGGATAGCCATATTCGCTTTTTTTATTAATGAATCCGCCTCAGACGGATGAATTAACCCTGCACCATATGGTGCAGGGTTCAATTCGAAGACGCTTCGCTATGATTTAAGAAGCCAGCAGGCTTCATAAATCAACTTCTCATTGAAAGGGAGGTGATAAAAATACAATTTAATAAACATAGAATCAATTACAGGATAAAAGCGCGTGATGTACAGGTTATTGGAGTTGACGGCAGAAATATAGGTGCGATGCCGGTAAGAAACGCTATTAAGCTGGCAGAAGAACAGGGATTAGATTTAGTTGAAATTGCCCCGAATACAAATCCGCCTGTATGCAAAATAATGGATTATGGGAAATATAAATATGAGCTTCAAAAGAAGGCAAAAGAAGCCAAAAGACATCAAAGGGTCATTGATGTAAAAGAGTTAAAAATCAGGCCTAATATTGAAGAACATGATTATCAGGTCAAGATCAGGAGCCTTCAAAGTTTTTTGGAAAAGGGGGACAAAGTTAAGGTAACCATGATGTTCAGGGGCAGGCAGACTGTTCATATGGATATTGGATATAAGCTTATGGACAGGATAATCCAGGATTCTGCGAGTTTATCTACGATAATACAAAAACCGTCTCTGGAAGGCAGAAATTTAATATTAATACTTTTAGGTAAACCAAAGACAATTTAGGTTTATAGGGTTACAGGGATTAATTCGATAAACTTTAGAAAGGGAGTGGTAATAGGTATGCCAAAACTTAAAACAAAGAAAGGCGCGGCCAAAAGATTTAAGATAACCGGGTCGGGCAGGATATTGCGCCGTAAAGCAGGCCGCAGCCATATTCTGACCAGTAAACAGAAGAGCAGGAAGAGGACCTTGGGTGAACCGGCTTTGGTTTCAAAGGGCGAAGAGAAGAGCATAAAAAGGTTATTGCAGTATAAATGAGGACACAACTTAGATTCGATGTGTTTATTGAATCTAAGTTGTAGTCCGAATTTACCCCGCACTTAAATTTTCTATTTAGTGTTGGGTATTGACGATAAAAGTATTGAAAATTCAGCATGAAATTAAATTATCACTAACAGACGGTTTAAGTGCGGGGTTCAATTCGCACTATCGTTTCTGTTCGCACTTCGTGCTTCATAAACGATGTGCTCATTGAAGGAGGAATTATTATGCGAGTTAAGCGTGGTTATGTGCGGGCAAGAAGAAGAAAAAGGCTGTTAAAAAGGGCTAAAGGATTTAAAGGCGCGAAGGGTAAACTTATTAAATCTGCCAGGGAGGCTCTTTTACACAGCGGACAGTATGCCCTTGCGGGCAGGAGAAAGAAAAAAGGCGATTTTCGCAGCCTCTGGATTGCGAGAATAAACGCGGCAGTCCGCCCTCACGGCCTTTCCTACAGCAGGTTTATAAGCGGATTAAAAAAGGCCGATATCAGATTAAACCGTAAAATATTGTCCAATATGGCAATTTTAGAAAAAGAAAATTTTGCTAAAATCGTTGGGATAGCAAAAGAAAATTTAGAAAAAACCGCATAATCAATGAGAGAAAAATTAGTTGAATTAGAAAAACTTATTTTAGCGGATATTGAGAAAGTATCAGATATTTCCGGGCTTGATAATGTCCGCGTGAAATATCTTGGACGGAACGGGGAATTGACGAATATCCTCCGGGAGCTGGGGAAACTGCCTTCTGAAGAACGGCCTTTAATAGGTAAATTAACCAATGACCTTAAAATTAAAGCACAGAACATTATCGATGAAAAACTTAACCTTTTAAAAGAATCGGGAAGACAAAAAAGCATTAAAGAAGCATCTATCGATATTACATTAAGCGGCAGAAGAAGGCCGCTGGGACATTTACATCCGCTTACACAGGTAATGTATGAAATAGAAGATATTTTTTTGAAACTTGGTTTTGAAATTGTCGAGGGCCCCGAAGTGGAACTTGATTATTACAATTTCGAAGCCTTGAATTTCCCAAAAGACCATCCAGCGAGAGACATGCACGATACATTTTATATTACGGATAATATCATTCTCCGCACTCATACTTCACCGGTCCAGGTGAGGGTAATGGAAAAGAGGTCACCCCCTCTCCAGGTTATTGCGCCCGGCAGGGTCTACCGCTGTGACGCGGATGTTTCTCATTCGCCGATGTTTCACCAGGTAGAAGGTTTTATGGTAGATAAAAAGATAAGCTTCGGAGATTTGAAAGGGGTTTTATCGCTTTTTGCAAGGAAAATGTTCGGTTCAGAGACAAAAGTCCGTTTTCGGCCCAGTTATTTTCCTTTTACTGAACCTTCAGTAGAAATTGATATAGAATGCCGGCTTTGCAGGGGGAAAGGATGCAGGGTTTGTAAAGAAAGCGGGTGGCTCGAGATCCTTGGCGCGGGAATGATTGATCCCGCGGTATTTAAAGCTGTTAAGTATGACCCTGAAAAGTATTCCGGTTTTGCATTTGGAATGGGTGTTGAGCGGATAGCGATGCTCAAATTCGGGATTGATGATATACGGTTATTTTTTGAAAATAATATATTATTCTTAGAACAATTTTAAAAGCCCCCCTATTTCCCCCCTTACGGGGGGATTAAAGGGGGACTTAACTTATTATGCTTTTTAGTTATAGACATCTTAAAAATTATATCAATATTAAATTGTCCCTTTCTGAATTAATGCGGGGTTTGAATTTTATTGGAATTGAATCCAGGGTGATTGATAAAGATAAAGAGATTTTTGAGTCCGAAGTGTCCGCTAACCGGAATGACTGCCTGAGTTATATAGGCCTGGCCCGCGAAATTTCAGCTCTATCAGGGGCGAAAGTTATTTTCCCGAAAATAAAAGTCGATGAGATAAAAGAAAAAGCCGGAAATTTTATCAAAATTTCTATCGAAGATAAAAAAGACTGTTTTCGATATATGGCGAGGATAATAAATAATGTCAGGGTTTCTGGGTCTCCTGCCTGGTTAAAAGAACTTCTTGAACTTCAGGGGATGCGTCCCGTGAATAATATAGTTGATATAACAAATTTTGTTCTGCTTGAATATGGCCAGCCAATGCATGCTTTTGATCTGGATAAAATACAGGGAAAAGCTGTTTTTGTGAGGCTTGCAAAAAAAGGCGAAAATATCGAAACGATTAACCAGCAGAAATACGATTTAGATGAGTCGATGCTTGTTATTGCGGACCGGGAAAGACCTGTGGCGGTTGCGGGCGTGATGGGGGGACTGGACAGCGAGGTCAGCGCGGGGACCGGTTCCATTCTTTTGGAGAGCGCTTTTTTTAAACCGGCAAGTGTTCATAAAACTTCCAGAAAATTAAATTTAAAAAC
This genomic window from bacterium contains:
- the rpmI gene encoding 50S ribosomal protein L35; this encodes MPKLKTKKGAAKRFKITGSGRILRRKAGRSHILTSKQKSRKRTLGEPALVSKGEEKSIKRLLQYK
- the infC gene encoding translation initiation factor IF-3; this translates as MIKIQFNKHRINYRIKARDVQVIGVDGRNIGAMPVRNAIKLAEEQGLDLVEIAPNTNPPVCKIMDYGKYKYELQKKAKEAKRHQRVIDVKELKIRPNIEEHDYQVKIRSLQSFLEKGDKVKVTMMFRGRQTVHMDIGYKLMDRIIQDSASLSTIIQKPSLEGRNLILILLGKPKTI
- the pheS gene encoding phenylalanine--tRNA ligase subunit alpha, translated to MREKLVELEKLILADIEKVSDISGLDNVRVKYLGRNGELTNILRELGKLPSEERPLIGKLTNDLKIKAQNIIDEKLNLLKESGRQKSIKEASIDITLSGRRRPLGHLHPLTQVMYEIEDIFLKLGFEIVEGPEVELDYYNFEALNFPKDHPARDMHDTFYITDNIILRTHTSPVQVRVMEKRSPPLQVIAPGRVYRCDADVSHSPMFHQVEGFMVDKKISFGDLKGVLSLFARKMFGSETKVRFRPSYFPFTEPSVEIDIECRLCRGKGCRVCKESGWLEILGAGMIDPAVFKAVKYDPEKYSGFAFGMGVERIAMLKFGIDDIRLFFENNILFLEQF
- the rplT gene encoding 50S ribosomal protein L20; translation: MMRVKRGYVRARRRKRLLKRAKGFKGAKGKLIKSAREALLHSGQYALAGRRKKKGDFRSLWIARINAAVRPHGLSYSRFISGLKKADIRLNRKILSNMAILEKENFAKIVGIAKENLEKTA